Proteins from one Ramlibacter sp. PS4R-6 genomic window:
- a CDS encoding SDR family oxidoreductase, which translates to MRLQGKHILVTAAGQGIGRASVLALAAEGATVLATDINEQLLASYEGVQRVRTLKLDVLDKAAIAKAVTSMPALDVLFNCAGFVHSGTALQATDDEWNFALNLNVRAQFWAIQSALPRMVAAGRGSIINMASVCSSIKGLPNRFIYGTTKAAVIGLTKSVAADYVADGIRCNAICPGTVDTPSLGERINANPDPEAARKAFIARQPMGRLAKAEEIAPLVVFLASDESTFVTGQTYAIDGGITI; encoded by the coding sequence ATGCGATTGCAAGGAAAACACATCCTCGTCACGGCCGCGGGCCAAGGTATCGGCAGAGCCAGCGTGCTGGCGCTCGCCGCCGAAGGCGCCACGGTGCTGGCCACCGACATCAACGAGCAGTTGCTGGCCTCGTACGAAGGCGTGCAGCGCGTGCGCACGCTGAAGCTCGACGTCCTGGACAAGGCGGCCATCGCAAAGGCTGTGACGTCGATGCCGGCGCTGGACGTGCTCTTCAACTGCGCGGGCTTCGTGCACAGCGGCACCGCGCTGCAGGCCACCGACGATGAATGGAATTTCGCGCTCAACCTGAACGTGCGCGCGCAGTTCTGGGCGATCCAGTCGGCGCTGCCGCGCATGGTCGCCGCCGGCCGCGGCAGCATCATCAACATGGCCAGCGTGTGCTCCAGCATCAAGGGCCTGCCCAACCGCTTCATCTACGGCACGACCAAGGCGGCGGTGATCGGCCTGACGAAGAGCGTGGCGGCCGACTACGTCGCCGACGGCATCCGCTGCAATGCGATCTGCCCCGGCACGGTGGATACGCCGTCGCTCGGCGAGCGCATCAACGCGAACCCCGACCCCGAGGCGGCGCGCAAGGCCTTCATCGCGCGCCAGCCGATGGGGCGGCTCGCCAAGGCCGAGGAGATCGCGCCGCTGGTGGTCTTCCTCGCCAGCGACGAATCGACCTTCGTCACGGGACAGACCTACGCCATCGATGGAGGCATCACGATATGA
- a CDS encoding FadR/GntR family transcriptional regulator, whose protein sequence is MPLQTLEPQRLYRQIAEQLRALMTQGEFKPGARLPAERDLAKQMGVSRPSVREALIALEVEGWVEVRTGSGVFVLDRAQQKIETRKVADDEWGPLEIIRARRLIEGEIAALAAAHAKRKDIQAIREAIDLMHEDTERGIAPTAGDRAFHTAIAEAAGNAVLVDTVRTFWDARRGPLFERLGDYFENVPSWRTAIGEHEAILEAIRAHDAEAAREAMHAHMDKSHARFSASWSKANPH, encoded by the coding sequence ATGCCCCTCCAGACCCTCGAGCCCCAGCGCCTGTACCGGCAAATCGCCGAGCAGTTGCGCGCACTGATGACGCAGGGCGAATTCAAGCCCGGCGCGCGGCTGCCGGCCGAACGCGACCTGGCCAAGCAGATGGGCGTGAGCCGCCCTTCCGTGCGCGAGGCGCTGATCGCGCTGGAAGTCGAAGGCTGGGTCGAGGTGCGCACCGGCTCGGGCGTGTTCGTGCTCGACCGCGCGCAGCAGAAGATCGAAACGCGCAAGGTCGCCGACGACGAATGGGGGCCGCTGGAGATCATCCGCGCGCGGCGCTTGATCGAAGGCGAGATCGCCGCGCTGGCCGCCGCGCATGCGAAACGCAAGGACATCCAGGCCATCCGCGAAGCGATCGACCTGATGCACGAGGACACCGAGCGCGGCATCGCGCCGACGGCCGGCGACCGCGCCTTCCACACCGCCATCGCCGAGGCCGCGGGCAACGCCGTGCTTGTGGACACCGTGCGCACCTTCTGGGACGCGCGCCGCGGCCCGCTGTTCGAGCGCCTGGGCGACTACTTCGAGAACGTGCCGTCGTGGCGCACGGCCATCGGCGAGCACGAGGCGATCCTCGAGGCGATCCGCGCGCACGACGCCGAAGCCGCGCGCGAGGCGATGCACGCCCACATGGACAAGTCGCACGCCCGCTTCTCGGCGAGTTGGTCCAAGGCCAACCCGCACTGA
- a CDS encoding TRAP transporter small permease, which translates to MGEDGEFHATDEAVDFSGVPREAWVALGFFWILGLTVFYQFFTRYVMNDSASWTEEIARYLLIATVFTGAVIGVAKNNHIQVDFFYRHMPRAMGFWLSRLVDALRILFFATAVVLTIQMMMRLGSTTRMTIVDLPMNLVYGVCLFGFALMLVRSVWVARVHWKRGYSVLERVESTMEDR; encoded by the coding sequence ATGGGGGAGGACGGCGAGTTCCACGCCACCGACGAAGCCGTCGACTTCTCCGGCGTGCCGAGGGAGGCGTGGGTGGCCCTGGGCTTCTTCTGGATCCTGGGGCTGACGGTCTTCTACCAGTTCTTCACGCGCTACGTGATGAACGACTCCGCGTCGTGGACGGAGGAGATCGCGCGCTACCTGCTCATCGCCACGGTGTTCACGGGCGCCGTGATCGGCGTGGCCAAGAACAACCACATCCAGGTGGACTTCTTCTACCGCCACATGCCGCGCGCGATGGGTTTCTGGCTGTCGCGCCTGGTCGACGCGCTTCGCATCCTGTTCTTCGCCACCGCGGTGGTGCTCACCATCCAGATGATGATGCGCCTGGGTTCGACGACGCGCATGACCATCGTCGACCTTCCGATGAACCTGGTCTACGGCGTGTGCCTGTTCGGCTTCGCGCTGATGCTGGTTCGCTCCGTCTGGGTCGCGCGCGTGCATTGGAAGCGTGGCTACAGCGTGCTCGAACGCGTCGAATCCACGATGGAAGACCGCTAA
- a CDS encoding malate/lactate/ureidoglycolate dehydrogenase — MTKVVSAEALTADCTKILRAAGSHEDEARRVAENLVLANLSGHDSHGVGMLPRYVDSILEGGLQPNAHAKVNVDAASLIAMDGQRGYGQIVGEEAMVLGMQRAKQTGSCILTLANAHHLGRIGHFAEMAVAQGFVSIHFVNVLSRPVVAAWNGADGRYGTNPCCIGIPLKGRDPFVLDFATSRVAQGKMRVAHNEGRKVDAGLLIDEHGRPTIDPGVVVVPQTNGLFGALMPFGEHKGFGLAVACELLGGALTGGGTWHVPANTKRAVFNGMLTILIDPQKLGTREKFESDALAFVDWLRQSPPAPGTEGVMVAGEPERIAREERRRSGIAVDDTTWGEIAASARKVGIQQLAAPH, encoded by the coding sequence ATGACGAAGGTCGTATCGGCAGAGGCGCTCACCGCCGACTGCACGAAGATCCTGCGGGCCGCCGGCAGCCACGAAGACGAGGCGCGGCGTGTCGCCGAGAACCTGGTCCTCGCCAACCTGAGCGGGCACGACTCGCACGGCGTGGGCATGCTTCCGCGCTACGTCGACTCGATCCTGGAAGGCGGGCTGCAACCCAACGCGCACGCGAAGGTGAACGTCGACGCCGCGAGCCTGATCGCCATGGACGGCCAGCGCGGCTACGGGCAGATCGTCGGCGAAGAGGCGATGGTGCTGGGCATGCAGCGCGCCAAGCAGACGGGCAGCTGCATCCTGACGCTGGCCAACGCGCACCACCTGGGGCGCATCGGCCACTTCGCCGAGATGGCGGTGGCGCAGGGCTTCGTCTCCATCCATTTCGTCAACGTGCTGTCGCGGCCGGTGGTGGCCGCGTGGAACGGCGCGGATGGGCGCTACGGCACCAACCCGTGCTGCATCGGTATCCCGCTCAAAGGCCGCGATCCCTTCGTGCTGGACTTCGCGACCAGCCGCGTGGCGCAAGGCAAGATGCGCGTGGCGCACAACGAGGGGCGCAAGGTGGATGCGGGACTGCTGATCGACGAGCATGGGCGGCCGACCATCGACCCGGGTGTCGTCGTCGTGCCGCAGACGAACGGGCTGTTCGGCGCGCTGATGCCGTTCGGCGAGCACAAGGGCTTCGGGCTGGCGGTGGCCTGTGAATTGCTCGGCGGGGCGCTGACAGGTGGCGGCACGTGGCACGTGCCTGCGAACACGAAACGCGCGGTCTTCAACGGCATGCTCACGATCCTCATCGACCCGCAGAAGCTGGGCACGCGCGAGAAGTTCGAGAGCGATGCGCTCGCCTTCGTCGACTGGCTCCGGCAAAGCCCGCCGGCGCCGGGGACGGAAGGCGTGATGGTTGCGGGTGAGCCGGAGCGCATTGCGCGCGAGGAGCGCAGGCGTTCGGGGATTGCGGTGGACGACACGACCTGGGGCGAGATCGCGGCGTCGGCACGCAAGGTCGGCATCCAGCAGCTAGCTGCGCCGCATTGA
- a CDS encoding UxaA family hydrolase codes for MTPFIRLHPDDDVIIARSQLVGGATVENVAVKGLIPPGHKVAMRDIATGQPVRRYNQIIGFASKPIAAGEHVHTHNLVMGEFTRDYAFGADVKPEPPRKQATFLGIKRADGRVATRNYIGILSSVNCSATAARAIADHFSRLTNPEAMAAYPNVDGVVALTHGTGCGMDTEGFGMKILERVLAGYATHANFWGVLVVGLGCEANQINAWLAHSSLREGETLKVFNIQDTGGTRKTVERGIALIEEMLPQANRVRREPCSAEHITIGLQCGGSDGYSGISANPALGAAVDLLVAHGGTAILSETPEIYGAEHLLTKRAVSREVGEKLIERIHWWEHYTKVNEGEMNNNPSPGNKAGGLTTILEKSLGAVAKGGTTNLKAVYEYAEPVTAHGFVYMDTPGYDPVSATGQVAGGANMICFTTGRGSAYGCAPSPSLKLATNTTLWQRQEEDMDINCGEIIDGKASIQEMGERIFRLVLATASGERSKSEVHGYGQNEFVPWQVGAVM; via the coding sequence ATGACCCCCTTCATCCGCCTGCATCCCGACGACGACGTCATCATCGCGCGCAGCCAGCTCGTGGGCGGCGCCACCGTGGAGAACGTCGCCGTCAAGGGCCTCATCCCGCCCGGCCACAAGGTCGCGATGCGCGACATCGCCACCGGCCAGCCGGTGCGCCGCTACAACCAGATCATCGGCTTCGCCAGCAAGCCGATCGCCGCCGGCGAGCACGTGCACACGCACAACCTCGTGATGGGCGAGTTCACGCGCGACTACGCCTTTGGCGCGGACGTGAAGCCCGAGCCGCCGCGCAAGCAGGCGACCTTCCTGGGCATCAAGCGCGCCGACGGCCGCGTGGCCACGCGCAACTACATCGGCATCCTGTCCAGCGTGAACTGCTCGGCGACGGCGGCGCGCGCCATCGCCGACCACTTCTCGCGCTTGACGAACCCCGAGGCGATGGCGGCGTACCCGAACGTCGACGGCGTGGTCGCGTTGACGCACGGCACCGGCTGCGGCATGGACACCGAAGGCTTCGGCATGAAGATCCTCGAGCGCGTGCTCGCGGGCTATGCGACACACGCCAACTTCTGGGGCGTGCTGGTCGTGGGCCTGGGGTGCGAGGCCAACCAGATCAACGCCTGGCTGGCCCATTCGTCCTTGCGCGAAGGCGAGACGCTGAAGGTCTTCAACATCCAGGATACGGGCGGCACGCGCAAGACGGTGGAGCGCGGCATCGCCCTGATCGAGGAGATGCTGCCGCAGGCCAACCGCGTGCGGCGCGAGCCCTGCTCGGCCGAGCACATCACCATCGGCCTGCAGTGCGGCGGCAGCGACGGCTATTCGGGCATCAGCGCCAACCCGGCGCTGGGCGCGGCGGTGGACCTGCTGGTGGCGCACGGCGGCACGGCCATCCTGTCGGAGACGCCGGAGATCTATGGCGCGGAACACCTGCTGACCAAGCGCGCCGTGTCGCGCGAAGTGGGCGAGAAGCTGATCGAGCGCATCCACTGGTGGGAGCACTACACCAAGGTGAACGAAGGCGAGATGAACAACAACCCCTCGCCGGGCAACAAGGCGGGCGGCCTCACGACCATCCTCGAGAAGTCGCTGGGCGCCGTCGCCAAGGGCGGCACGACCAACCTCAAGGCGGTGTACGAGTACGCGGAGCCCGTCACCGCGCACGGCTTCGTCTACATGGACACGCCCGGCTACGACCCCGTGAGCGCCACGGGCCAGGTGGCCGGCGGCGCCAACATGATCTGCTTCACCACCGGCCGCGGCTCCGCCTACGGCTGCGCGCCTTCGCCTTCGCTCAAGCTCGCCACCAACACCACGCTGTGGCAGCGGCAGGAGGAGGACATGGACATCAACTGCGGCGAGATCATCGACGGCAAGGCGTCCATCCAGGAGATGGGCGAGCGCATCTTCCGCCTGGTGCTGGCCACCGCGTCGGGCGAGCGCAGCAAGAGCGAGGTGCACGGCTACGGGCAGAACGAGTTCGTGCCCTGGCAGGTCGGCGCGGTGATGTGA
- a CDS encoding TRAP transporter large permease: MLKIVFLFLMSGGLPVAIAMAGASLIYLFWAQTTPPFVVIHRMVSGIDSFPLLAVPFFILAGNLMNNAGITNRIYNFALALVGWLKGGLGHVNVLGSVIFAGMSGTAIADAAGLGTIEIKAMKDHGYDTEFAVGVTAASATLGPIIPPSLPFVIYGMMANVSVGALFLAGILPGILMAVLMMITVAYYAHKNGWGADVKFDWHRLGKALGETAVVIVWPLALWLLIVKVGLPAQPTVLTGIVLLFAADKAFKFQAVLPIMTPVLLIGGMTTGVFTPTEGAIAACVWAMALGLFWYRTLTWKMFVKVCLDTVETTSTVLFIVAAASIFGWMLTATGVTTAISQWVLGFTKEAWVFLLLANLLMLFVGCFLEPTAAITILVPILAPICQQLGIDLVHFGLVMVLNLMIGLLHPPMGMVLFVLARVAKLSVERTTMAILPWLVPLLGSLVIITYFPKLVLWLPKQFF; this comes from the coding sequence ATGCTCAAGATCGTCTTCCTGTTCCTGATGTCGGGCGGACTGCCGGTGGCGATTGCCATGGCCGGCGCGTCGCTGATCTACCTGTTCTGGGCGCAGACCACGCCGCCTTTCGTGGTGATCCACCGCATGGTGAGCGGCATCGACAGCTTCCCGCTGCTGGCGGTGCCCTTCTTCATCCTGGCCGGCAACCTGATGAACAACGCCGGCATCACCAACCGCATCTACAACTTCGCGCTGGCGCTGGTGGGCTGGCTCAAGGGCGGCCTCGGTCACGTCAACGTGCTGGGCTCGGTGATCTTCGCCGGCATGAGCGGCACGGCGATCGCCGACGCCGCGGGCCTGGGCACGATCGAAATCAAGGCGATGAAGGACCACGGCTACGACACGGAGTTCGCCGTGGGCGTCACGGCCGCATCGGCCACGCTGGGCCCGATCATCCCGCCGTCGCTGCCCTTCGTGATCTACGGGATGATGGCCAACGTCAGCGTGGGCGCCCTGTTCCTCGCCGGCATCCTGCCGGGCATCCTGATGGCCGTGCTGATGATGATCACGGTGGCGTACTACGCGCACAAGAACGGCTGGGGCGCGGACGTCAAGTTCGACTGGCATCGCCTGGGCAAGGCGCTGGGCGAAACCGCGGTGGTCATCGTCTGGCCGCTGGCGCTGTGGCTGCTGATCGTGAAGGTGGGCCTGCCCGCGCAGCCCACGGTGCTCACGGGCATCGTGCTGCTGTTCGCTGCGGACAAGGCGTTCAAGTTCCAGGCGGTGCTGCCCATCATGACGCCGGTGCTGCTGATCGGCGGCATGACCACGGGCGTGTTCACACCGACCGAGGGCGCGATCGCCGCCTGCGTGTGGGCGATGGCGCTGGGCCTGTTCTGGTACCGCACGCTCACGTGGAAGATGTTCGTGAAGGTATGCCTCGACACGGTCGAGACGACGTCCACGGTGCTCTTCATCGTCGCCGCCGCCAGCATCTTCGGCTGGATGCTCACGGCCACCGGTGTGACGACCGCGATCTCGCAGTGGGTGCTGGGCTTCACCAAGGAAGCCTGGGTGTTCCTGCTGCTGGCCAACCTGCTGATGCTGTTCGTCGGCTGCTTCCTGGAGCCGACGGCGGCCATCACGATCCTGGTGCCCATCCTCGCGCCCATCTGCCAGCAGCTGGGCATCGACCTCGTGCACTTCGGCCTGGTGATGGTGCTGAACCTGATGATCGGCCTACTGCACCCGCCGATGGGCATGGTGCTGTTCGTGCTGGCCCGCGTGGCCAAGCTGTCGGTGGAGCGCACGACCATGGCGATCCTGCCGTGGCTGGTGCCGCTGCTCGGCTCGCTGGTGATCATCACGTACTTCCCGAAGCTGGTGCTCTGGCTGCCCAAGCAATTCTTCTGA
- a CDS encoding SDR family NAD(P)-dependent oxidoreductase produces the protein MNQLDFKGRHAVVTGGATGLGFAIAQRLLASGGTVTVWDRDEKGASEATARLGKGASFALVDVADHASVQGAVKATLKVSPRIDALVNSAGITGPNTKLWEYPVDAWRQVMDVNLTGLFMCCREIVPVMRDAGYGRIVNIASVAGKDGNPNASAYSASKAAVIGLTKSLGKELADTQIRVNCVTPAAVKTAIFDQMTEQHIQFMLSKIPMGRFGTPEEIAAMVAWLCTEDCSFSTGATFDLSGGRATY, from the coding sequence ATGAACCAGCTGGATTTCAAGGGACGGCATGCGGTCGTCACGGGCGGGGCCACCGGCCTCGGGTTTGCGATTGCGCAGCGGCTGCTCGCTTCGGGCGGTACCGTCACCGTGTGGGATCGCGACGAGAAGGGCGCATCGGAGGCTACCGCGCGACTGGGGAAGGGCGCTTCCTTTGCGCTCGTGGACGTGGCGGACCACGCTTCGGTGCAAGGCGCGGTGAAAGCGACGCTGAAGGTCTCGCCCCGCATCGACGCATTGGTGAACAGCGCGGGCATCACGGGGCCCAACACCAAATTGTGGGAGTACCCGGTCGATGCGTGGCGGCAGGTGATGGACGTGAACCTCACGGGCCTGTTCATGTGCTGCCGCGAAATCGTGCCGGTGATGCGCGACGCCGGCTACGGCCGCATCGTCAACATCGCTTCGGTTGCGGGCAAGGACGGCAACCCCAACGCCAGCGCGTACAGCGCGAGCAAGGCGGCGGTGATCGGCCTGACGAAGTCGCTCGGCAAGGAGCTGGCCGACACGCAGATCCGCGTGAACTGCGTGACGCCCGCGGCGGTGAAGACCGCGATCTTCGACCAGATGACCGAGCAGCACATTCAGTTCATGCTGTCGAAGATCCCGATGGGCCGCTTCGGCACGCCCGAGGAGATCGCCGCGATGGTGGCGTGGCTGTGCACCGAGGATTGCTCGTTCTCCACGGGCGCGACGTTCGACCTGTCCGGCGGCCGCGCCACCTACTGA
- a CDS encoding sialic acid TRAP transporter substrate-binding protein SiaP — MDKRSTLKLAACAVAIAAAFGMPTLAQAQTKLKFAHVYETSEAYHKYALWAADEIKKRTNGRYEMQVFPASTLGKESDINQGLTLGTVDVILTGASFAARSYTPLAISYFPFIFRDAEHQLKYASSDTFKELAAGYDKVSGNHIVALTYYGARHVTSNKPVSKPEDMKGLKIRVPDAPAYLAFPKALGANPTPIAFAEVYLALQNGTVDAQENPLPTIEAKKFYEVQKNISLTGHIVDSLLTVVSGSTWAKLSDADKKIFADTLHEAAEKCSREIAATEAKLADDFKKRGINVISVDKNAFRDAVLKTTKPADLGYRQADYDKIVNLK; from the coding sequence ATGGACAAGCGTTCCACTTTGAAACTGGCGGCCTGTGCCGTCGCGATCGCCGCCGCCTTCGGCATGCCCACGCTGGCGCAGGCGCAGACCAAGCTGAAGTTCGCGCACGTGTACGAGACGTCCGAGGCGTACCACAAGTACGCGCTGTGGGCGGCCGACGAGATCAAGAAGCGCACCAACGGCCGCTACGAGATGCAGGTGTTCCCGGCCTCCACGCTGGGCAAGGAATCGGACATCAACCAGGGCCTGACGCTGGGCACGGTGGACGTGATCCTCACCGGCGCCAGCTTCGCGGCGCGCAGCTACACGCCGCTGGCGATCAGCTACTTCCCCTTCATCTTCCGCGACGCCGAGCACCAGTTGAAGTACGCCTCGAGCGACACCTTCAAGGAACTCGCCGCCGGCTACGACAAGGTCAGCGGCAACCACATCGTTGCGCTCACGTACTACGGCGCGCGCCACGTCACCTCGAACAAGCCGGTGTCCAAGCCCGAGGACATGAAGGGCCTGAAGATCCGCGTGCCGGACGCGCCGGCCTACCTGGCGTTCCCGAAGGCCCTGGGCGCGAACCCGACGCCGATCGCCTTCGCCGAGGTCTACCTCGCGCTGCAGAACGGCACCGTGGATGCACAGGAGAACCCGCTGCCCACCATCGAGGCCAAGAAGTTCTACGAAGTGCAGAAGAACATCTCGCTGACGGGCCACATCGTCGATTCGCTGCTGACGGTGGTGTCGGGCTCCACTTGGGCCAAGTTGTCGGACGCCGACAAGAAGATCTTCGCCGACACGCTGCATGAGGCGGCCGAGAAGTGCAGCCGCGAGATCGCCGCGACCGAGGCGAAGCTGGCCGACGACTTCAAGAAGCGCGGCATCAACGTGATCAGCGTGGACAAGAACGCGTTCCGCGACGCCGTGCTCAAGACCACCAAGCCCGCCGACCTGGGCTACCGCCAGGCGGACTACGACAAGATCGTCAATCTCAAGTGA
- a CDS encoding alpha/beta hydrolase, translating into MNALRRILLIAAGLALAACGGGGSGSGGEGVPQVGRLESFNITSSNTGALYPIDVYVPPQYDASASARLPVIYAVDGDARFGYLAASNPSVTRFTALKEVLQRRGTAAILVGIGGTARRNTDFLPPGSVAYHEFLTKELVPRIDSQYRTQAGNRILNGLSYGGTITFLCFTYEATGNATFKQFWSTEANGPDGALAPAEAALAAQVQGANVPLVLFLAAATPGTNTNGAFVNSLYTQMAGHHYAGLDLQFVSFSADHVGSDLPAFEEALKRWGP; encoded by the coding sequence GTGAACGCGCTGCGCCGCATCCTCCTCATCGCCGCAGGCCTCGCACTCGCGGCTTGCGGCGGGGGAGGAAGCGGCAGCGGCGGCGAGGGCGTGCCGCAGGTGGGCCGCCTCGAGTCGTTCAACATCACGTCGTCGAACACCGGCGCGCTCTACCCGATCGACGTCTACGTGCCGCCGCAGTACGACGCCAGTGCCTCGGCGCGGCTGCCGGTGATCTACGCGGTCGACGGCGACGCGCGCTTCGGCTACCTCGCCGCGAGCAACCCCAGCGTCACGCGCTTCACGGCGCTCAAGGAGGTGCTGCAGCGGCGCGGCACCGCGGCCATCCTCGTCGGCATCGGCGGCACCGCGCGCCGCAACACCGACTTCCTGCCGCCGGGCTCGGTGGCGTACCACGAGTTCCTCACGAAGGAGCTCGTGCCGCGCATCGATTCGCAGTACCGCACACAGGCGGGCAATCGCATCCTCAACGGGCTGTCGTACGGCGGCACGATCACCTTCCTTTGCTTCACCTACGAGGCGACGGGCAACGCGACGTTCAAGCAGTTCTGGTCGACGGAGGCCAATGGCCCCGATGGCGCACTCGCGCCGGCGGAGGCCGCGCTGGCGGCGCAGGTGCAAGGCGCCAACGTGCCGCTGGTGCTGTTCCTGGCCGCGGCCACGCCGGGCACCAACACCAACGGCGCATTCGTGAATTCGCTCTACACCCAGATGGCCGGCCACCACTACGCGGGGCTCGACCTGCAGTTCGTGTCGTTCTCGGCCGACCACGTCGGCTCGGACCTGCCGGCCTTCGAGGAAGCGCTGAAGCGCTGGGGCCCCTGA
- a CDS encoding fumarylacetoacetate hydrolase family protein: MKLLRYGAPGKEKPGLLDAEGKIRDLSGIVPDIGPAQLGAVAMAKLRKANPAKLPLVRGNPRIGACVNGVGKFIAIGLNYADHAAESGVPIPKEPVVFMKATSCIQGPNDAVMLPRGSVKTDWEVELGVVIGARARYVAKKDALAYVAGYCVVNDVSEREYQLERGPQWDKGKGCDTFGPIGPWLVTPDEIENVQRLDMWLDVNGKRMQKGNTRTMIFDVAKLVSYVSHFMTLMPGDVITTGTPPGVGLGMKPPTYLKRGDVMTLGIEGLGEQRQQVVAFKA, translated from the coding sequence ATGAAGCTGCTTCGCTATGGCGCCCCCGGCAAGGAAAAGCCGGGCCTGCTCGACGCCGAGGGCAAGATCCGTGACCTCTCGGGCATCGTGCCCGACATCGGGCCCGCGCAACTGGGCGCGGTGGCGATGGCCAAGCTGCGCAAGGCCAACCCGGCCAAGCTGCCGCTGGTGCGCGGCAACCCGCGCATCGGCGCGTGCGTGAACGGCGTGGGCAAGTTCATCGCCATCGGCCTCAACTACGCGGACCATGCCGCCGAGTCGGGCGTGCCGATCCCGAAGGAGCCGGTGGTATTCATGAAGGCCACGAGCTGCATCCAGGGCCCCAACGACGCCGTGATGCTGCCGCGCGGTTCGGTCAAAACCGACTGGGAAGTGGAGCTGGGCGTCGTCATCGGCGCGCGCGCACGCTACGTCGCCAAGAAGGACGCGCTGGCATACGTCGCCGGCTATTGCGTGGTGAACGACGTGAGCGAGCGCGAGTACCAGCTCGAGCGCGGCCCGCAGTGGGACAAGGGCAAGGGCTGCGACACCTTCGGCCCCATCGGCCCGTGGCTGGTCACGCCCGACGAGATCGAAAACGTGCAGCGCCTGGACATGTGGCTGGACGTCAACGGCAAGCGCATGCAGAAGGGCAACACGCGCACCATGATCTTCGACGTGGCCAAGCTCGTGAGCTACGTCAGCCACTTCATGACGCTGATGCCCGGCGACGTGATCACCACCGGCACGCCGCCCGGCGTGGGCCTGGGCATGAAGCCGCCGACCTACCTGAAGCGCGGCGACGTGATGACGCTCGGGATCGAGGGGCTGGGCGAGCAGCGCCAGCAGGTGGTCGCCTTCAAGGCGTGA